In Crassostrea angulata isolate pt1a10 chromosome 6, ASM2561291v2, whole genome shotgun sequence, a genomic segment contains:
- the LOC128188819 gene encoding toll-like receptor 4 has translation MAAGKWFCFSLAFSLFVFTLGNPATCTEKEGNYDSVRPVRCTLPGGGTLSNTFTTFSWQRLEMIDYQTGIQASHFSGFSSASTATFDSSYSHSLTINCKAGISSFTLAANSFSQFPNLQVLEFVKCPITSIPANAFPGHYLDHLIFTGGKIDSVDANAFSGLNISKLSIPGAVGGITINSALTAGLPEKVFDSLQSMEYLAIEAASVNTITVGHVGNITNLRHLSLSENLITNLTSGIFTNLKSLAYLDLRENKFTCTCTDLWFLKYVADNFITMLGGPVCDTPASHNNKRVTVYDSEICAVEDVCGDTVGIAMSGNCIPLYQMMSFIMLIIILIMSCVALGCICKSRKDLTRIQRRMKNKRASSWNRVQEAMKQRSGAKQKPPVGKNGWV, from the exons ATGGCGGCGGGAAAGTGGTTCTGCTTCTCCCTAGCATTCTCCCTGTTCGTCTTCACCCTTGGGAATCCCGCCACTTGTACAGAAAAGGAGGGAAACTATGACAGCGTCAGGCCAGTGCGGTGCACCCTTCCCGGGGGTGGGACTCTGTCTAACACCTTTACTACCTTCTCATGGCAAAGACTGGAGATGATCGATTACCAAACTGGGATCCAGGCCAGCCATTTTTCAGGATTTTCGTCAGCTTCCACGGCTACATTCGATTCCTCTTACTCCCACTCGCTGACAATCAACTGTAAAGCCGGCATTTCTTCCTTCACCTTGGCTGCCAATTCCTTCTCTCAGTTTCCAAACCTACAAGTGTTAGAGTTTGTAAAATGCCCCATCACGTCAATTCCCGCGAACGCCTTTCCCGGACACTATCTGGACCACCTGATTTTTACTGGTGGAAAAATTGACTCTGTAGATGCCAATGCATTCAGTGGTCTCAACATCAGCAAGCTGTCCATCCCGGGTGCTGTTGGAGGTATAACTATCAACAGCGCTTTAACCGCGGGCCTTCCAGAAAAAGTGTTCGATTCTTTGCAGTCTATGGAATATCTTGCAATTGAAGCCGCCTCGGTCAACACTATCACAGTCGGCCATGTTGGGAATATCACAAATCTCCGGCATCTAAGTCTCAGTGAGAATCTTATCACTAATTTAACCAGTGGTATATTTACCAATCTAAAGAGTCTGGCCTATCTTGATCTGAGGGAAAACAAATTCACCTGTACCTGTACAGACCTTTGGTTCCTCAAATATGTTGCTGACAACTTCATCACTATGCTTGGAGGACCAGTGTGTGATACTCCGGCCTCCCATAACA ATAAAAGAGTGACTGTTTACGACTCAGAGATTTGTGCGGTGGAAGATGTTTGTGGGGATACTGTTG GAATTGCCATGTCAGGCAACTGCATACCGCTGTACCAGATGATGAGTTTTATAATGCTAATCATCATCTTGATCATGTCCTGCGTGGCTCTTGGATGCATCTGTAAATCTCGTAAAGATCTCACGAGAATTCAGAGAAGAATGAAGAACAAACGTGCTAGTTCTTGGAATAGGGTACAGGAGGCCATGAAACAGAGAAGTGGAGCAAAACAAAAACCGCCAGTCGGAAAAAACGGATGGGTGTGA
- the LOC128188762 gene encoding uncharacterized protein LOC128188762 produces the protein MYFGNCALVLFFTVVTYSNAATFPSGCSYHDLVGSVHLYKCTFGTVSLPLTYSGFNNPLPQWIQITKINGNMNAGSFTGFGSYDTTQLSHDKNPTLQLFCTTGGSLNLQATSFNTMGYIQEVEISNCNVNLPDNVFSPFGTLNKLTISGGTLTLNAGSFSGLTIAPIDKYTDPAGALIIKDLTLSGDFPTGVFSPINGTKTIRLENIGLTSINSSVFSTNIGLHTLSLKENAIVDTIPTDFFDGLDGLVNFDQTSFLWTCTCDNVWWWPKSVKKGITIHGAAICNSPADVAGMLVTKYYETSCAKTSVCGDTMGVAIGTTCLPIGYLVGFGLIFVMLIFCIVSLACICHMKKTALAGPVKKTRKGPPAPGANKRGGGGGGGKEKGGAEKKRRGSGWV, from the exons atgtattttggAAATTGCGCTCTGGTTTTGTTCTTCACAGTTGTGACGTATTCAAATGCGGCTACTTTTCCTTCGGGATGCTCCTACCACGATTTAGTAGGGTCGGTACATCTGTACAAATGCACGTTTGGCACTGTATCTCTACCTCTAACCTACAGCGGTTTCAACAACCCTCTGCCACAATGGATccaaataacaaaaattaatggAAACATGAACGCTGGATCCTTTACTGGGTTTGGTTCCTATGATACAACCCAACTCAGCCATGACAAGAATCCAACTCTTCAGCTGTTCTGTACCACTGGTGGATCCTTAAATCTTCAGGCCACAAGCTTCAACACCATGGGGTACATCCAAGAAGTCGAAATTTCCAACTGTAACGTTAATTTACCAGATAATGTTTTCTCGCCTTTTGGGACTCTGAACAAGTTGACAATTAGCGGGGGCACCCTTACCCTGAATGCTGGTTCTTTCTCTGGACTGACCATTGCGCCGATTGATAAATACACCGACCCCGCGGGGGCACTGATCATCAAGGACCTGACCCTCAGTGGAGATTTTCCAACGGGTGTCTTTAGTCCCATCAACGGGACGAAAACAATCCGCCTAGAAAATATCGGCCTGACCAGCATCAATAGCTCAGTCTTCTCAACCAACATTGGTCTGCACACTCTCTCACTGAAAGAAAACGCGATTGTTGATACCATTCCGACCGACTTCTTTGATGGACTAGATGGACTAGTCAATTTTGATCAGACATCTTTCCTTTGGACTTGTACTTGTGATAATGTCTGGTGGTGGCCAAAATCTGTCAAAAAAGGCATTACCATTCATGGAGCCGCCATCTGCAATTCTCCTGCTGATGTGGCTG gaATGCTTGTCACAAAGTATTACGAAACTAGCTGTGCCAAGACCTCCGTCTGTGGTGATACTATGG GAGTCGCTATAGGTACCACGTGTCTACCTATCGGGTATTTGGTCGGGTTCGGCCTCATATTTGTGATGCTCATCTTCTGCATTGTATCACTAGCCTgtatctgtcatatgaagaaAACCGCTCTGGCTGGTCCAGTTAAAAAGACCCGCAAAGGACCCCCAGCCCCGGGGGCCAACAAGAGGGGAGGGGGAGGAGGAGGAGGCAAGGAGAAAGGGGGTGCCGAAAAGAAAAGACGAGGAAGTGGATGGGTGtga
- the LOC128189537 gene encoding uncharacterized protein LOC128189537, whose protein sequence is MKSLVYLICWLTLYLWPVKSAAPTGCTYSTDTGSRGLYTCDFTVMTLPATYSTFTSPIPQRLKIRNINGNLPVSSPTKTFNGFGSYATGSHDKDFTSYLELRCSSGNPSGQALISLGTFSQMSYLEELYIKDCRLTNGLPEFVFSDLQNLHILVIEGGSIAATAADSMANFNISISSTLSESSGILNFTNVAITGGTFTTGFFYPLTTVNTIILENNGLTSLELSTFSQNTQLRRLIIRDNPITVILNNLFSGLDALEYVELNDLSLTCSCDNVWFVKHFVDHNITLGEGAVCSLSTNVKNAQKYYYENCVTYDICDGVPGIKIQGRCTQWYKIVFVFLLILAIILTIVTLVLLIHTRKKLMSQHDKLRAKQTEKWSKIQQILNTQTVSKQRPPAATLPPKGV, encoded by the exons ATGAAGAGTTTGGTGTATTTGATTTGTTGGTTGACACTCTATTTATGGCCAGTCAAGTCGGCGGCCCCCACAGGATGTACCTACAGTACAGACACTGGGTCACGTGGTTTGTATACCTGTGACTTCACGGTGATGACCCTCCCTGCTACCTACAGTACCTTCACCAGCCCGATCCCCCAGCGTCTTAAAATACGGAACATCAACGGAAATCTACCAGTCTCGAGCCCAACGAAGACTTTCAACGGGTTCGGGAGTTACGCCACAGGAAGCCATGACAAAGACTTCACGTCGTACCTGGAGCTCAGATGTTCCTCGGGCAACCCCTCGGGTCAGGCCCTTATATCCCTGGGGACGTTCTCCCAAATGTCCTACCTGGAGGAACTGTATATCAAAGATTGCAGGCTCACAAACGGCCTACCGGAATTTGTCTTTTCCGATCTTCAGAACTTACACATCCTTGTTATTGAGGGAGGGTCCATTGCTGCAACCGCTGCAGACAGCATGGCTAATTTTAACATTAGCATCTCTTCAACTTTGTCTGAGTCTAGCGGAATcctaaattttacaaatgttgCCATAACGGGAGGAACCTTTACGACCGGCTTTTTCTACCCTCTGACCACGGTAAACACGATTATTCTCGAAAATAATGGGCTAACCTCACTGGAATTGTCGACATTTTCCCAGAACACCCAACTTCGAAGACTCATCATCCGGGACAACCCCATCACCGTCATTCTTAACAACCTGTTTTCCGGACTAGACGCGTTGGAGTACGTGGAACTGAACGACCTGAGTCTGACGTGTTCTTGTGATAACGTCTGGTTTGTCAAACATTTCGTCGACCACAACATCACTCTTGGCGAGGGAGCGGTCTGTTCTTTGAGTACTAATG TTAAAAACGCCCAGAAGTACTACTATGAAAATTGTGTGACCTATGATATCTGCGATGGTGTCCCAG GCATCAAAATCCAAGGCAGGTGTACCCAATGGTATAAGATCGTCTTTGTCTTCTTACTTATCCTCGCTATAATCCTCACCATTGTAACTCTTGTTCTCCTCATCCACACCCGGAAGAAACTGATGTCACAACACGACAAACTCCGAGCCAAGCAGACGGAGAAGTGGTCCAAAATCCAGCAAATACTGAACACCCAGACGGTCAGCAAGCAGAGGCCCCCCGCCGCCACCCTACCGCCCAAGGGCGTGTAG
- the LOC128189535 gene encoding uncharacterized protein LOC128189535 — protein sequence MFTLLFGLLGFSIGIVSAAIYPSGCNYDSSSSMGLYTCDFASITLPLPYINFSNPEPQRLVIYDVTGDLSATQLVSGFSAFNYSAVNADYTNYLEIACKTGGSLQISSTMFTDMNYVNEFKMTGCNFTSGLPSSAFSTFVELDSLTIEGGIIASTQSDTFSGLNITKISGLPTPQGKLTIKNANVGSNFSVGFFDSLSDLSAVDISGCGLNAIDPNMFLYNNKIRRLNLANNNFTTISSSFLKNMTSLTEVNVDGISFDCSTCDNLWFLDHFSAFSMHIKGTFLCSGGERVYQYFGEKCRGKDNCNSIPGIAIGIDCFEWYQILNYCFTSASFALSWVAFVVVVIYRRDMYKNEKEIEIRKREKAIRVLEALKRGGGGGQKAPPKGNFSWAITEDGDGTEVKKAL from the exons ATGTTTACTCTGTTATTTGGTTTACTGGGATTTTCCATTGGGATAGTTTCGGCTGCTATTTATCCCAGTGGATGTAATTATGACTCGTCCTCTTCTATGGGACTGTACACGTGCGACTTCGCCTCCATCACTCTTCCACTTCCGTATATTAATTTCAGCAACCCCGAACCGCAGCGTTTGGttatttatgacgtcactggAGATCTTTCGGCAACCCAGCTCGTCAGCGGATTCAGCGCCTTCAACTACTCCGCAGTAAATGCAGATTATACCAACTACTTGGAAATTGCTTGTAAAACTGGAGGATCTCTACAAATATCCAGCACGATGTTCACAGACATGAACTACGTCAACGAGTTCAAGATGACTGGTTGCAATTTCACGAGCGGTCTCCCAAGCAGCGCGTTTTCTACGTTCGTGGAACTGGATTCTTTGACCATAGAGGGAGGTATTATTGCATCCACACAATCGGATACGTTTTCTGGATTGAACATCACCAAGATCTCTGGATTACCAACTCCACAGGGGAAACTAACAATCAAAAACGCCAATGTGGGCTCCAATTTCTCGGTAGGGTTTTTTGACTCCCTTTCCGATCTGTCCGCCGTGGATATCAGTGGGTGCGGACTTAATGCAATCGATCCCAATATGTTCTTGTACAACAATAAAATCAGACGACTCAACTTGGCGAACAACAATTTCACAACGATTTCAAGTTCATTTCTGAAGAACATGACGTCTCTGACGGAAGTCAACGTGGATGGGATTTCTTTTGATTGCTCCACCTGTGACAACCTATGGTTCCTGGATCATTTCTCTGCTTTCTCAATGCACATCAAGGGTACATTTCTCTGCAGTGGTGGGGAGCGGGTGTACCAATACTTCGGAGAGAAATGCCGGGGTAAAGATAACTGCAATAGCATACCAG GCATTGCCATTGGAATTGACTGCTTTGAATGGTACCAGATTCTGAATTACTGCTTCACTTCCGCTTCCTTTGCATTGTCCTGGGTAGCTTTCGTTGTGGTTGTTATTTATCGTCGCGACATGTACAAGAATGAGAAAGAGATCGAAATCAGAAAGAGAGAAAAGGCCATTCGAGTTCTAGAGGCACTAAAACGAGGCGGAGGAGGAGGGCAGAAGGCGCCACCCAAAGGCAACTTCTCCTGGGCCATCACGGAAGACGGAGATGGCACCGAGGTCAAAAAAGCACTTTGA
- the LOC128189536 gene encoding uncharacterized protein LOC128189536: MDFRVVCLLASLVVCDGATFPSGCTYQEYTKPIGVYTCDFTNASFPVALSSFSSPNPQRLKITFFNGNLVSSSVFSGFNAYDVSTFDTNYRASLEISCATSGTLGLSTTSFTDMTYIQELRITGCNLDSGIPANVFSGMQLDYLEIDKGIIASTDSASLTGLTIAKISTVPNPIGGFTIRNAQLTAGELAANFFSPLTSAVSITVDNANLINLTSGMFSSNTALQTINLSRNKFTKVSYNLFSGLKSLTSINMSYIDWDCTCTDLGFQHSLSSNYINLHGNIQCMTPTSYQYMKWTQFYFNECENKDYCFGVPGSVSGVFCYQWHQILFYFLLMIAFVASAISVFIVINVRRKMMQIIREIEAKKRKAFMKVKEALVRGRDGQHAPAATAMMGMKERKWIETTVP; this comes from the exons ATGGATTTCCGAGTGGTTTGTCTCCTGGCCTCCCTCGTGGTTTGTGATGGAGCTACTTTCCCATCTGGCTGTACCTATCAGGAATACACCAAACCAATCGGGGTCTACACCTGTGACTTTACCAACGCCTCATTTCCCGTGGCACTGTCATCTTTCTCCAGTCCTAACCCACAgagattgaaaattacgtttttCAACGGTAATTTGGTCAGTTCCAGCGTGTTCTCTGGTTTCAATGCGTACGATGTATCAACGTTTGATACAAACTACCGGGCTTCTCTTGAAATCTCGTGCGCCACCTCCGGAACACTTGGTCTCTCCACAACCTCTTTCACCGACATGACCTATATCCAGGAATTAAGGATAACCGGTTGCAACTTGGACAGCGGAATTCCAGCTAACGTTTTCTCCGGAATGCAACTGGACTATCTGGAAATCGACAAAGGAATCATCGCCTCAACGGATTCTGCCAGTCTCACAGGTTTAACCATTGCGAAGATCTCCACCGTCCCGAACCCAATTGGAGGATTCACGATACGCAACGCCCAGCTGACGGCGGGGGAGCTGGCCGCTAACTTCTTCTCCCCGTTGACTTCCGCCGTCTCGATAACCGTGGATAATGCTAACTTGATCAACTTGACCAGTGGGATGTTTTCCTCCAACACAGCCTTACAGACCATCAACCTGTCCAGGAACAAATTCACCAAGGTCTCCTATAACCTCTTCAGTGGGTTGAAATCTCTGACCTCCATCAACATGTCGTACATTGACTGGGACTGCACATGTACGGATCTAGGATTCCAGCATTCTCTTTCTTCAAATTATATCAATTTGCATGGAAACATCCAGTGTATGACACCGACAAGCTATCAAT atatgAAATGGACccagttttatttcaatgagTGTGAAAATAAAGATTACTGCTTCGGAGTCCCAG GTTCTGTATCCGGCGTCTTCTGTTACCAGTGGCACCAGATTTTATTCTACTTCCTGTTGATGATCGCATTCGTCGCGTCTGCAATATCAGTCTTCATTGTGATCAATGTCAGACGCAAAATGATGCAAATTATTCGTGAAATTGAAGCCAAGAAGAGAAAGGCCTTCATGAAGGTTAAGGAAGCGCTCGTTCGCGGGAGAGACGGACAGCATGCTCCGGCTGCGACGGCCATGATGGGCATGAAGGAGCGGAAGTGGATCGAGACTACAGTACCATAA